The proteins below are encoded in one region of Tomitella fengzijianii:
- a CDS encoding class I SAM-dependent methyltransferase: MPRSPLRKRISTATARFARRATLRRSVRLLGAFRFEQSDPDRFYRPLARDSAEMIEDLHRGATGTGLGGCTVLDVGGGPGYFADAFRVAGARYVPVEPDPSEMHAREIDLTGVAIRGSGTALPIRDGAVDVCFSSNVAEHVAEPWRMADEMLRVTRPGGIVVLSYTLWWGPFGGHETGRWHYLLGGEGAARRYRRIHGHEPKNRFGTSLFAVHCRDGIAWARSAPSGELLAAFPRYHPRWAWWLVRVPMVREVLVSNLVLVLRKA; this comes from the coding sequence GTGCCCCGATCGCCCCTGCGCAAGCGCATCTCCACCGCCACCGCCCGCTTCGCCCGACGCGCCACGTTGCGGCGTTCCGTGCGCCTGCTCGGCGCGTTCCGCTTCGAGCAGTCCGACCCCGACAGGTTCTACCGCCCCCTCGCGCGGGACTCGGCCGAGATGATCGAGGACCTGCACCGCGGCGCGACGGGGACGGGCCTCGGCGGGTGCACCGTGCTCGACGTCGGCGGTGGCCCCGGCTATTTCGCCGACGCCTTCCGCGTGGCCGGCGCCCGCTACGTCCCCGTCGAGCCTGATCCGTCGGAGATGCACGCGCGCGAGATCGACCTGACCGGCGTCGCGATCCGCGGCTCCGGCACCGCGCTGCCGATCCGCGACGGCGCCGTCGACGTGTGCTTCTCCTCCAACGTGGCCGAGCACGTCGCCGAGCCCTGGCGGATGGCCGACGAAATGCTGCGCGTGACCAGACCCGGCGGCATCGTCGTGCTGTCCTACACCCTGTGGTGGGGCCCGTTCGGCGGCCACGAGACGGGCCGTTGGCACTACCTGCTCGGCGGCGAGGGCGCGGCGCGACGCTACCGCCGGATCCACGGGCATGAGCCGAAGAACCGCTTCGGCACGTCGCTGTTCGCCGTGCACTGCCGCGACGGGATCGCCTGGGCCCGCTCCGCGCCGTCGGGCGAACTGCTCGCCGCGTTCCCGCGGTACCACCCGCGCTGGGCGTGGTGGCTGGTCCGGGTGCCGATGGTGCGCGAGGTGCTGGTCAGCAACCTGGTGCTGGTGCTGCGCAAAGCGTGA